In the genome of Monodelphis domestica isolate mMonDom1 chromosome 2, mMonDom1.pri, whole genome shotgun sequence, one region contains:
- the MMACHC gene encoding cyanocobalamin reductase / alkylcobalamin dealkylase isoform X1: MESRVVELERRIRTALEPFGFEVHPFQVGWYNALLPPAFQLPLPGPTLAFVVLSTPAMFDRALKPFLQSAHLQPLKDPVDQCVAYHFTQLQKNLPEQKIDFITDYDMHPNRRPKLLAQTAAHVAGAAYYYRRQDVGSDPWGNKKIAGVCIHPRYGGWFAIRGVVLLPGVEVPDLPPLAPPDCVPTQEGRIALLESFNFHWKDWTYRDVVVPVERYSEEQKTYFSTPPAQRLHLLRLLQDTPLDPHKPLEVQPKETVDPNWVGHLVAPRIFAPVPQGT; encoded by the exons ATGGAATCGAGGGTGGTTGAGCTGGAGCGCCGGATACGGACTGCGCTAGAGCCGTTCGGCTTCGAGGTGCATCCCTTCCAG GTGGGATGGTACAATGCATTGCTGCCTCCAGCCTTCCAGCTGCCCCTGCCTGGGCCCACACTTGCTTTTGTGGTCCTCAGCACACCTGCCATGTTTGACCGGGCCCTCAAACCCTTTCTTCAAAGTGCCCACCTACAGCCTCTGAAGGACCCAGTGGACCAGTGCGTAGCCTACCACTTCACCCAACTCCAGAAG AACCTTCCAGAGCAGAAGATAGACTTCATCACAGACTATGACATGCACCCGAACCGGCGCCCAAAACTCCTGGCTCAGACAGCTGCCCACGTGGCAGGGGCTGCCTACTACTACCGGCGACAAGATGTGGGATCTGACCCCTGGGGAAACAAG aaGATAGCTGGTGTGTGCATCCACCCCCGTTATGGGGGCTGGTTTGCCATACGGGGGGTGGTGCTGCTTCCAGGGGTAGAGGTGCCGGACCTGCCACCCCTAGCACCCCCTGACTGTGTGCCCACCCAAGAGGGACGAATTGCTCTGTTGGAGAGCTTCAACTTCCACTGGAAAGACTGGACTTATCGTGATGTTGTGGTCCCTGTGGAACGCTACTCTGAAGAGCAAAAGACCTACTTCTCCACTCCACCTGCCCAGCGACTTCACCTGCTGAGGCTACTCCAGGACACCCCCCTAGACCCCCACAAGCCTTTGGaggttcagcccaaagagacagtgGACCCAAACTGGGTCGGGCATTTGGTTGCCCCTAGGATTTTTGCACCTGTACCACAGGGGACCTAG
- the CCDC163 gene encoding transmembrane protein CCDC163 codes for MWEEIATLRSQLRTQAQVTVLMSQAIQGLMEDREHQKCQIDDLEDELGRLRGTPEGRARLEQRVEDLNSELQNLRRQLQARPGEASVTALLRQELQNDRQLLWEEYEAVQGELKLFRDQLGQQQELLLRQMAEARQAQGRSWKVLEQLQSDQEGHCRVVDAAREEARDVRQEIDLVRAMVCSLQAQLRGDPPRPDSAVSSSDLSLLDSDSSWDIPSREAALPADPHSNTASSIESSTELLTSTRSPQTSNRSNQAPKLLLSDL; via the exons ATGTGGGAAGAAATTGCCACTCTTCGAAGCCAGCTCCGGACCCAGGCCCAG GTGACGGTGCTAATGAGTCAGGCTATCCAGGGTCTGATGGAAGACAGAGAGCATCAGAAATGTCAGATTGATGATCTAGAAG ATGAGCTGGGCCGGCTTCGAGGGACTCCTGAAGGGCGAGCAAGATTGGAGCAACGAGTAGAAGACCTGAACTCAGAGCTACAGAACCTACGGCGGCAACTCCAAGCCCGTCCAGGGGAGGCCAGCGTGACTGCTCTCTTGCGCCAAGAGCTACAGAATGA CCGCCAGCTCCTGTGGGAGGAATATGAAGCTGTTCAAGGGGAGCTGAAGCTTTTTCGGGACCAACTGG gtCAGCAGCAGGAATTGTTGCTGAGGCAGATGGCTGAAGCCAGGCAAGCACAAGGGCGGAGCTGGAAG GTACTGGAACAGTTACAGAGTGATCAAGAAGGCCACTGCCGGGTGGTGGATGCTGCCAGGGAGGAGGCCCGGGATGTTCGGCAGGAGATTGATCTTGTCAG GGCCATGGTGTGTTCTCTGCAGGCTCAGCTTCGAGGGGATCCTCCTCGGCCAGACTCTGCAGTCTCTAGCTCTGACCTGAGCCTCCTAGACAGTGACAGCAGCTGGGATATACCTTCTCGGGAGGCAG CCTTGCCAGCAGACCCCCATAGCAACACTGCATCGAGCATTGAATCCAGCACGGAGCTCCTCACTTCTACGAGGAGTCCCCAGACATCCAACCGGTCGAACCAGGCACCCAAGCTGCTCCTTAGTGACCTCTGA
- the MMACHC gene encoding cyanocobalamin reductase / alkylcobalamin dealkylase isoform X2, translating to MRHTPAMFDRALKPFLQSAHLQPLKDPVDQCVAYHFTQLQKNLPEQKIDFITDYDMHPNRRPKLLAQTAAHVAGAAYYYRRQDVGSDPWGNKKIAGVCIHPRYGGWFAIRGVVLLPGVEVPDLPPLAPPDCVPTQEGRIALLESFNFHWKDWTYRDVVVPVERYSEEQKTYFSTPPAQRLHLLRLLQDTPLDPHKPLEVQPKETVDPNWVGHLVAPRIFAPVPQGT from the exons atgagaca CACACCTGCCATGTTTGACCGGGCCCTCAAACCCTTTCTTCAAAGTGCCCACCTACAGCCTCTGAAGGACCCAGTGGACCAGTGCGTAGCCTACCACTTCACCCAACTCCAGAAG AACCTTCCAGAGCAGAAGATAGACTTCATCACAGACTATGACATGCACCCGAACCGGCGCCCAAAACTCCTGGCTCAGACAGCTGCCCACGTGGCAGGGGCTGCCTACTACTACCGGCGACAAGATGTGGGATCTGACCCCTGGGGAAACAAG aaGATAGCTGGTGTGTGCATCCACCCCCGTTATGGGGGCTGGTTTGCCATACGGGGGGTGGTGCTGCTTCCAGGGGTAGAGGTGCCGGACCTGCCACCCCTAGCACCCCCTGACTGTGTGCCCACCCAAGAGGGACGAATTGCTCTGTTGGAGAGCTTCAACTTCCACTGGAAAGACTGGACTTATCGTGATGTTGTGGTCCCTGTGGAACGCTACTCTGAAGAGCAAAAGACCTACTTCTCCACTCCACCTGCCCAGCGACTTCACCTGCTGAGGCTACTCCAGGACACCCCCCTAGACCCCCACAAGCCTTTGGaggttcagcccaaagagacagtgGACCCAAACTGGGTCGGGCATTTGGTTGCCCCTAGGATTTTTGCACCTGTACCACAGGGGACCTAG